The Oxyura jamaicensis isolate SHBP4307 breed ruddy duck chromosome Z, BPBGC_Ojam_1.0, whole genome shotgun sequence genome window below encodes:
- the LOX gene encoding protein-lysine 6-oxidase, producing MHFSRPGLLLAQLHACIYWSCLRPAGCQQQQHQQQQPPPRRPAAAPPPPAAWRQRIQWENNGQVYSLLSLGSQYQPPRRRQAAEQAGSPILLLRNNASLPRGAAGRPPAAAHPQPDGGTRGSGARHWFQAGYQPPGDDPYNPYKYTDDNPYYNYYDTYERPRQGSRYRPGYGTGYFQYGLPDLVPDPYYIQASTYVQRMSMYNLRCAAEENCLASSAYRADVRDYDNRVLLRFPQRVKNQGTSDFLPSRPRYSWEWHSCHQHYHSMDEFSHYDLLDASSHRKVAEGHKASFCLEDTSCDYGYYRRYACTAHTQGLSPGCYDTYNADIDCQWIDITDVKPGNYILKVSVNPSYLVPESDYSNNIVRCDIRYTGHHAYASGCTISP from the exons ATGCATTTCTCCCGGCCGGGGCTCCTGCTCGCCCAGCTCCACGCGTGCATCTACTGGAGCTGCCTCCGGCCCGccggctgccagcagcagcagcaccagcagcagcagccgccgccgcgccgccccgccgccgccccgccgccccccgccgcctgGAGGCAGCGGATCCAGTGGGAGAACAACGGGCAGGTGTACAGCCTGCTCAGCCTCGGCTCCCAGTACCAGCCCCCGCGGCGCCGGCAGGCGGCCGAGCAGGCGGgcagccccatcctgctgctccGCAACAACGCCTCGCTGCCGCGGGGCGCCGCCGGCCGCCCTCCGGCCGCCGCGCACCCGCAGCCCGACGGCGGCACCCGCGGCTCCGGCGCTCGCCACTGGTTCCAGGCCGGCTACCAGCCGCCC GGCGACGACCCGTACAACCCGTACAAGTACACGGACGATAACCCCTACTACAACTACTACGACACCTACGAGAGGCCCCGCCAGGGCAGCAGGTACAGGCCCGGCTACGGCACCGGCTACTTCCAGTACG GTCTCCCTGACTTAGTCCCGGATCCCTATTACATCCAGGCGTCCACGTACGTCCAGAGGATGTCCATGTATAACTTGAGATGTGCTGCCGAGGAGAACTGCCTGGCAAG TTCAGCTTATCGAGCAGATGTTAGAGACTATGATAATCGAGTGCTCCTGAGGTTCCCACAAAGAGTGAAAAACCAAGGCACATCGGATTTTCTACCAAGCAGACCCCGTTATTCATGGGAGTGGCACAGCTGTCACCA ACATTATCACAGCATGGATGAGTTCAGTCACTATGACTTGTTGGATGCGAGCTCACACAGAAAAGTTGCTGAAGGACACAAAGCAAGCTTCTGTCTTGAAGATACCTCCTGTGATTACGGGTATTATAGACGATATGCATGTACAGCACACACGCAG GGATTGAGCCCTGGCTGTTATGACACGTACAATGCTGACATAGATTGCCAGTGGATTGATATCACAGATGTGAAACCTGGAAATTACATTCTGAAG GTCAGTGTAAACCCCAGCTACTTGGTACCTGAATCCGATTACTCCAACAATATCGTACGCTGTGATATACGCTATACTGGCCACCACGCATATGCCTCTGGCTGTACAATTTCACCGTGA